The nucleotide sequence AGAGATCGCGGCAAATATCAAGAATATTGAACGGCAGTTCACCTCCCTGGATGAGGTAATCCAGAATGTCGACAGATCGGTGAATTCCATCGGCCGTCTTATCAATGCCCAGAACCAGGGGATTGAACAGCAGTCGACCGCAATTGTCCAGTCGTCCTCGGCTATTGAAGAGATGGCCGCATCAATTCAGAACATATCCCGCCTGGCCCAGGAACGGGCGGATGGTGTAAACAGCCTGGTCAACGTTACAGCCCGGGGATCCGAACGGGTAGAAACGACTTCAGCCCTTATCCGGCAAATCTCCCGGGAAATTGAGGGACTACTGGAGATCATCGATATTATCAATTCCATTGCCGAGCAGACCGATATGCTCAGCATGAACGCCGCCATCGAGTCCGCCCACGCCGGTGAAGCAGGAAAGGGTTTTGCCGTTGTCGCAGAGGAGATCCGCAAGCTGGCCGAATCTACGACTGAAAACTCGCAGATGGTAACCAAGTCGCTCAAGGCCATTACAAGCCGTATAACAGAAGCCGATGAAAGTTCTCAGGAGAGCCTGTCGACTCTGAAAGAAGTCAACGCGGAGGTCGACAATACCTCCAAGGCCTTCACCGACATCTCCCAGGCCATGGTTGAAATGGCCAACGGAACAACGGAAGTCGTATCCGGCACCACGGAGGTACGCAGCGCTTCCGACGAGATCAAGCAGGGTGCAGGTTCCATCCAGAAAGAGGCGGAACAGATTTCCCTTAATGTACAGGAGGTACGGCAGCTCTCGTCCCAGGTACTGAACGGCATCCGTGAGATTGATGCCGGAGGCGAAGAAGTAATTAAGGCCATCGGCTCACTTAACGAGGCAGGTCAGCTCACCAGGGAAAATATGACAAACCTTTCGGCCATGGTTGCCCAATTCATTACCAACGGGGACGAGGCCGAGGAAACTGCCCACAAAGAAGCCGCCGAAGAGAACGAAGAAACAGAAGAAGAGACAGCGGTTAGAATTTCTGACTGATGCAGCTTGAAGAAGCCCGGAGAGGGGGATACACTCTCCCCAGTATGAAGTATACAACACCAGCAGTCCTGCTGCTCAGTTTGTTTATTGCCGGGTTTTCATCCTGCTCTGTGGCAACCTCGATTCAGCTCGACGATCCAGTCTCAGGCTCGGTTGACACAAGGGTAACGATGGACCCACTGCTGCGTCAGTACCTGGGCGACCTGGCGGAGATACAGGGACCCAGGGTAGATGACGACGCAAGTTTCTTTGATACGGCGGCCCTGACCGCCGGGTTTTCCGCCGCCGAAGGGATCTCCCTTACAGGTATTGTACTGGAAGCCCCGGAAACCCTGCGTATTCTCGCACAATT is from Marispirochaeta sp. and encodes:
- a CDS encoding methyl-accepting chemotaxis protein; the protein is MNIRLKLLLAFLCFAVILAGVVQVTLVSSRSVVALATQSRYSTAALADWNRLNLVNNKLLSAVNAPDYFQQNWPKVNESFHQNLTRLIESEDLNRIPRVAGELESLSNLYTLIKPNIDSIGNLFISNDNTDLTSRLRSQSLYQLLEQLKTNRSEATLYIEALRFENLINSLEISSDAFNQLLTRLPNLLDEEIQQVSGRQQLMVLAAIILVGLVSALFAVLFSGRISKRIVRIEEVMSAVSKRNLTVQSEVEARDETGRLANHINAVISNLKNIIDEIKQGSSEAMHLQEELATSTAESSAAMTEIAANIKNIERQFTSLDEVIQNVDRSVNSIGRLINAQNQGIEQQSTAIVQSSSAIEEMAASIQNISRLAQERADGVNSLVNVTARGSERVETTSALIRQISREIEGLLEIIDIINSIAEQTDMLSMNAAIESAHAGEAGKGFAVVAEEIRKLAESTTENSQMVTKSLKAITSRITEADESSQESLSTLKEVNAEVDNTSKAFTDISQAMVEMANGTTEVVSGTTEVRSASDEIKQGAGSIQKEAEQISLNVQEVRQLSSQVLNGIREIDAGGEEVIKAIGSLNEAGQLTRENMTNLSAMVAQFITNGDEAEETAHKEAAEENEETEEETAVRISD